In Rhodopirellula islandica, one DNA window encodes the following:
- a CDS encoding sulfatase family protein, with product MSSRCAFPIPRFRAVILGLLAFLTLLSGSSFAAESTNTSEQPNVIVIFTDDQGYNDLGCFGSPNIKTPHIDRLAQEGRRYTSFYSACSVCSPSRAALLTGCYPKRVGLHQHVLFPQSNYGLHPEEVTIADHLKSAGYATACVGKWHLGHHKETLPTSNGFDSYYGIPYSNDMNHPDNKRLGKMSSDDRWRDQSSAVTLFNTPLVEGEEIIELPADQRTITRRYTDRAIEFVEANQDKPFFLYLPHSMPHIPLYVPEDVYDPDPQNAYKCVIEHIDTEVGRLVQTVRDLGLSEKTLIVYTSDNGPWLQFKNHGGSAGPLRAGKGTTFEGGQRVPCIMWSPGRIPAGTSSNAFATNMDLLPTIASVTGVPLENDRKIDGMDLTPTFTSEESPRDEFVFYSSHGVLEGIRIGDWKYLRKVARRGKNAKGPAPEPEILLFHLSEDIGEKNNLAEQQPERLQRMHARMEELNEEITANARPVWRKKADS from the coding sequence ATGTCCTCCAGATGTGCTTTCCCAATCCCTCGCTTCCGAGCTGTCATCCTCGGTCTTCTGGCGTTTCTCACACTGCTCAGTGGCTCGAGCTTTGCGGCCGAGTCGACCAACACGTCCGAGCAACCCAACGTCATCGTGATCTTCACAGATGACCAGGGTTACAACGATTTGGGATGCTTTGGTTCGCCCAACATCAAGACGCCTCACATCGATCGCTTGGCACAGGAAGGACGTCGCTACACAAGTTTCTATTCCGCTTGCTCGGTGTGTTCGCCTTCGCGAGCAGCGTTGCTGACGGGTTGCTATCCCAAGCGGGTTGGATTGCATCAACATGTCCTGTTCCCGCAAAGCAATTACGGGCTGCATCCCGAGGAAGTCACCATCGCTGACCACCTGAAGTCGGCGGGTTACGCCACCGCTTGCGTCGGCAAATGGCACCTTGGTCACCACAAGGAAACCCTGCCGACATCCAACGGGTTTGATTCTTACTATGGGATTCCGTATTCCAATGACATGAATCACCCCGACAACAAGCGACTCGGCAAAATGTCGTCGGATGATCGTTGGAGGGACCAATCCTCGGCGGTCACGTTGTTCAACACACCGTTGGTAGAAGGCGAAGAAATCATTGAACTGCCCGCCGATCAACGGACCATCACCCGTCGGTACACGGATCGGGCCATTGAGTTTGTGGAAGCAAACCAAGACAAGCCGTTCTTTTTGTACCTGCCTCACTCGATGCCGCACATTCCTTTGTATGTGCCGGAGGATGTCTACGATCCCGATCCACAGAACGCTTACAAGTGTGTGATCGAGCACATCGACACGGAAGTGGGACGTCTGGTTCAAACGGTTCGAGACCTTGGTTTGTCAGAAAAGACTTTGATCGTTTACACCAGCGACAATGGCCCTTGGTTGCAATTCAAGAACCACGGCGGGAGTGCCGGTCCCCTGCGAGCCGGCAAGGGAACCACATTTGAAGGCGGCCAACGAGTGCCCTGCATCATGTGGTCACCAGGACGGATTCCCGCGGGAACGTCCAGCAACGCCTTCGCCACCAACATGGACCTGCTGCCCACCATCGCTTCGGTGACCGGCGTGCCACTTGAGAACGATCGAAAGATCGATGGGATGGATTTGACACCCACCTTCACGTCGGAAGAATCCCCTCGGGACGAATTCGTTTTTTATTCGTCGCACGGAGTTCTCGAGGGCATTCGCATCGGTGACTGGAAGTATCTGCGAAAGGTTGCTCGCCGAGGAAAGAACGCGAAGGGGCCTGCTCCGGAACCAGAAATCTTGCTCTTTCATCTTTCCGAAGACATCGGCGAGAAAAACAACCTGGCTGAACAACAGCCAGAACGCTTGCAGCGAATGCACGCTCGAATGGAAGAACTGAACGAAGAAATCACAGCCAATGCCCGTCCTGTGTGGCGAAAGAAGGCGGACTCATGA
- the purH gene encoding bifunctional phosphoribosylaminoimidazolecarboxamide formyltransferase/IMP cyclohydrolase, whose protein sequence is MSDVVPVRNALISVSDKMGLADFAAGLSAAGVTIYSTGGTRAHLEQSGIEVEDVAEYTGFPEMLNGRVKTLHPRIFAGILARRDLDEHMDTIADHDIEPFDLVVVNLYPFAATVSRTGATREECIEQIDIGGPSLVRAAAKNHGDVAIATSPEQYSEILDQLENSGGTTDELRTQLAAEAFDHTAGYDRAIADYMQGDAVGGEFPATMHVSLRRKTQLRYGENPHQRAALYSDSSERSANLVSARQISGKELSYNNLLDLDAALDIARGFADPAVSVIKHNNPCGAATGDTLSDAVDKAMAGDPLSAFGSVIGMNRTLDEATAEFLCQPGLFIEAIVAPDYEAGAVGLLTTKPRWKDNVRLMQVGRLDEPARKVARRFISGGMLVQDADRMVSSPLQWNTVTETPVDDDLWDDISFGWEMVRHVKSNAIVLAKDTSLIGVGAGQMSRVDSVEISIKKAGERSEGSILASDAFFPFPDSIEAAAKAGVLAIIQPGGSRRDDEVIAACDEHEIAMVFTGRRHFKH, encoded by the coding sequence GTGTCTGATGTGGTCCCCGTCCGAAACGCATTGATCAGTGTCAGCGACAAGATGGGGCTGGCAGATTTTGCCGCCGGATTGTCCGCCGCTGGAGTCACGATTTACAGCACTGGTGGGACTCGGGCCCATTTGGAGCAATCCGGTATCGAGGTCGAAGACGTGGCCGAGTACACCGGATTTCCGGAAATGCTCAACGGCCGTGTCAAAACGCTGCACCCACGGATTTTCGCGGGCATCCTGGCTCGCCGAGATCTCGACGAGCACATGGACACCATCGCCGACCATGACATCGAGCCATTCGATTTGGTCGTCGTGAACCTGTATCCCTTCGCCGCCACGGTCAGCCGAACTGGAGCGACCCGCGAAGAGTGCATCGAACAGATCGACATTGGCGGCCCCAGCCTGGTCCGTGCTGCCGCAAAGAACCACGGCGATGTCGCGATCGCGACCAGCCCCGAGCAGTACAGCGAGATCCTCGACCAGCTGGAAAACTCGGGCGGAACGACCGATGAGCTTCGCACCCAGCTCGCCGCCGAAGCCTTTGATCACACTGCTGGCTACGATCGAGCCATTGCCGATTACATGCAAGGTGATGCCGTCGGTGGCGAATTTCCAGCCACCATGCACGTGTCGCTGCGACGCAAAACTCAATTGCGATACGGCGAGAACCCACACCAACGCGCCGCGTTGTATTCCGATTCATCAGAACGATCCGCGAACTTGGTCTCGGCTCGCCAGATCAGTGGCAAGGAGTTGTCGTACAACAACCTGCTGGATCTGGATGCCGCACTCGACATCGCTCGCGGTTTTGCTGACCCCGCCGTCTCGGTCATCAAACACAACAACCCCTGTGGTGCTGCGACCGGCGACACTTTGTCCGACGCGGTCGACAAAGCGATGGCCGGTGACCCGTTGTCCGCCTTTGGTTCCGTCATTGGGATGAACCGAACGCTCGACGAAGCCACCGCCGAATTCCTCTGCCAGCCCGGTTTGTTCATCGAAGCCATCGTGGCGCCGGATTACGAGGCCGGCGCCGTTGGATTGCTGACGACCAAACCACGTTGGAAAGACAACGTTCGGTTGATGCAAGTCGGCCGTTTGGACGAACCCGCTCGTAAAGTCGCACGCCGATTCATCAGCGGCGGCATGCTGGTGCAAGACGCCGACCGGATGGTCAGCTCGCCTTTGCAGTGGAACACCGTCACCGAAACGCCTGTCGACGATGACTTGTGGGACGACATCTCGTTTGGTTGGGAAATGGTTCGTCACGTGAAGAGCAACGCAATTGTGTTGGCCAAAGACACATCGCTGATCGGTGTGGGAGCCGGCCAAATGAGCCGCGTCGACAGTGTCGAAATCTCGATCAAAAAAGCCGGTGAGCGGTCCGAGGGATCGATTTTGGCGTCCGACGCGTTCTTCCCCTTCCCCGATTCGATCGAAGCGGCCGCCAAAGCCGGCGTGCTGGCAATCATTCAACCCGGCGGTTCACGTCGTGATGACGAAGTGATTGCGGCTTGCGACGAACACGAAATCGCGATGGTCTTCACCGGTCGTCGTCACTTCAAACACTGA
- the dnaN gene encoding DNA polymerase III subunit beta, whose amino-acid sequence MKITCQRDILANAFVLAASIAPSRSPKEILQNVKVTAAGDKITLMATDQEVGIRLDVTEGIEVETEGTALLPVARTGPILRESNDETITIETDEAGIKISGSRSKFRLPGNNPDEFPSVHEFDESKYHQISTRTFREMLRRTVFATDSESSRYALGGVLLEMEENSVIAVGTDGRRLARMEGTGESVGGHATSGMTTIVPTRAIGLIERALSDKDDFVEVASRGNDLLIRTPRAVISSRLVEGRYPNWRQVLPQRENAIQIDVVVGPLFAALRQAAIVTDLDSRGVDFTFADGTLKLEAKTADLGESQIELPIAYDGEPITLTMDHRYLADFCKVMDNESTVVMEIESAKSPALMQTDDGYAYVIMPMARDR is encoded by the coding sequence ATGAAGATCACCTGCCAACGAGACATCCTCGCCAACGCTTTCGTCCTCGCTGCATCGATTGCTCCGAGCCGTTCGCCGAAGGAGATTTTGCAGAACGTCAAAGTCACCGCCGCCGGCGACAAGATCACGCTGATGGCGACCGACCAGGAGGTCGGAATTCGGTTGGATGTGACCGAAGGTATCGAAGTCGAAACCGAGGGCACCGCTCTGCTGCCAGTGGCCCGCACCGGACCGATTCTGAGAGAGAGCAACGACGAAACGATCACCATCGAAACCGATGAAGCCGGAATCAAAATTTCGGGCAGCCGCAGCAAGTTTCGCTTGCCCGGAAACAACCCCGATGAATTCCCCAGCGTCCACGAATTCGACGAGTCGAAGTACCACCAAATCAGCACCCGCACGTTTCGTGAAATGCTCCGCCGGACCGTGTTCGCGACCGACTCGGAAAGCAGCCGCTACGCCCTCGGCGGCGTGCTGTTGGAGATGGAAGAAAATTCCGTCATCGCGGTGGGGACCGATGGCCGGCGATTGGCTCGCATGGAAGGCACCGGAGAATCGGTCGGCGGGCACGCGACCAGCGGCATGACCACCATCGTGCCGACGCGAGCGATCGGTTTGATCGAACGAGCCCTCAGCGACAAGGACGATTTCGTTGAGGTCGCCTCGCGCGGAAACGACCTGCTGATTCGGACCCCTCGAGCGGTCATCAGCAGCCGCTTGGTCGAAGGTCGCTATCCGAACTGGCGCCAGGTTTTGCCCCAGCGAGAAAACGCGATTCAGATCGATGTGGTCGTCGGGCCGTTGTTCGCTGCCCTCCGCCAAGCCGCGATTGTGACGGACCTGGACAGCCGCGGGGTCGACTTCACCTTCGCCGACGGCACGCTGAAGTTGGAAGCCAAGACCGCTGACCTGGGAGAATCACAAATCGAGCTGCCGATCGCTTACGACGGCGAGCCGATCACGCTGACGATGGACCATCGCTACCTGGCCGATTTCTGCAAGGTGATGGACAACGAGTCGACCGTGGTGATGGAAATTGAATCGGCGAAGTCCCCCGCCCTGATGCAGACCGACGACGGATACGCTTACGTCATCATGCCGATGGCTCGTGATCGGTGA
- the hisF gene encoding imidazole glycerol phosphate synthase subunit HisF — MLSARVIPCLDVHGGRVVKGTNFVNLRDAGDPVEVARRYEAEGADELVFLDITASHEERAILLDVVRRTAEQVFMPLTVGGGVRTVDDVRALLSAGCDKVSINSAAVTNPDFIRQAADRFGRQCIVVNIDPKRVQRDGEEFWEVHINGGRKPTGLQAVEWAKRVEELGAGEIVLTSMDADGTCDGYDIPITRAVSEAVRIPVVASGGAGHPDHLVEAIRDGKADAVLAASIFHFGTHPIGQTKQHMAEAGIPVRMPAEPFAT, encoded by the coding sequence ATGCTTTCCGCTCGCGTCATTCCCTGCCTCGATGTCCATGGCGGACGCGTCGTCAAAGGCACCAACTTCGTGAACCTGCGAGACGCGGGCGATCCCGTCGAAGTGGCTCGGCGGTACGAAGCCGAAGGCGCCGATGAACTGGTGTTCTTGGACATCACGGCCAGCCACGAAGAACGAGCGATCCTGTTGGATGTCGTTCGTCGCACGGCGGAACAGGTCTTCATGCCACTGACGGTTGGCGGCGGTGTGCGAACGGTCGATGACGTGCGAGCGTTGCTGTCGGCCGGTTGCGACAAAGTCTCGATCAATTCGGCGGCTGTGACCAACCCCGATTTTATCCGGCAAGCCGCCGATCGTTTCGGGCGACAATGCATCGTGGTCAACATCGATCCCAAACGAGTCCAGAGAGACGGCGAGGAGTTTTGGGAGGTGCACATCAATGGCGGCCGCAAACCGACCGGACTGCAAGCGGTCGAGTGGGCCAAACGAGTCGAGGAGCTGGGAGCCGGCGAGATCGTGCTGACCAGCATGGATGCAGACGGGACCTGCGATGGCTACGACATTCCGATCACCCGGGCGGTCAGTGAAGCGGTTCGGATTCCTGTCGTCGCCAGTGGCGGTGCTGGACACCCAGATCACCTCGTCGAAGCCATTCGGGATGGCAAAGCCGACGCGGTTTTGGCGGCCAGCATTTTCCACTTCGGGACCCACCCAATCGGGCAAACCAAGCAGCACATGGCTGAGGCTGGGATCCCCGTTCGGATGCCCGCGGAACCTTTTGCCACATGA
- a CDS encoding DUF721 domain-containing protein: protein MGQPPQSSGGESGRGERRREEPGRGASSSKRRPPKLVEEKPSGPRKIGSLVSQLMSRRGYASVGAESALTGTIKSAVDASIASSFRVGKLQRGVLMIYAVDSVVMQELTFQKRRILKKLAKEHPQAKIQDLRFKVQAE, encoded by the coding sequence ATGGGACAGCCGCCCCAGTCATCCGGCGGTGAATCCGGTCGGGGTGAACGACGTCGCGAGGAACCAGGTCGCGGTGCGAGTTCGTCGAAACGACGACCTCCTAAACTGGTCGAAGAGAAACCCAGCGGGCCGCGAAAAATCGGCAGCTTGGTTTCACAATTGATGAGCCGACGAGGCTACGCTTCCGTGGGGGCCGAGTCGGCTTTGACGGGAACGATCAAGTCGGCCGTTGATGCCTCGATCGCTTCTTCGTTTCGAGTTGGCAAATTGCAACGCGGCGTGCTGATGATCTACGCGGTCGACAGCGTCGTGATGCAGGAGCTGACCTTTCAAAAACGCCGCATTCTGAAAAAGTTGGCCAAGGAACACCCGCAAGCCAAGATTCAGGACCTGCGTTTCAAGGTCCAGGCGGAGTAG
- a CDS encoding serine/threonine-protein kinase, translated as MVEDLMAETNDDGLDEIFALYLSACDTGELTSRDDFLKQHPEHADQLRELMDAADLIGTFSMAGSAPGETSHPWTEPITLPPDVDAHEVDLRLASTASQIDVRTDLADTIGIGTALSDDGLGEHSNVDPNLTLPMANRSQGDSGPSLPFDLGDYQLLKVLGVGGMGVVYLAKQRDLDRLVAVKMIRSGILAGQDEVKRFYIEAKAAAKLKHPNIVAVHQFGRRAGHHFFSMQYVEGEDLQKVLAKGPLPSRRAAEIVRDVAQAIHHAHSRGVLHRDLKPGNVLIDPSGQVHVTDFGLAKHTDADSSVTGSGAAVGTPHYMAPEQALGHSDRVTHHSDIYSLGAILFAAITSRPPIVGDTVMQTLLKVAHQPPPTLRSVCPQAESDLEVIVAKCLEKQPKDRYKTAKNLADDLNRFLCGQTIHARSRSRARKVIDWFGQVPVVAAVTGRQTSGTPIGQRRFQNGILSASLVLPVLLFAALVWQQRINNAMPTRIRIAGGLPGGLYNRVSEELSQGLQSRTSVPCEVIQTNGTWDNRERLLAGEFELAPIQATAVNGETLRVVAPLFYEAVHILIRDDSEIDSVEDLSGQRIAVGPHGSGSRRAAEMVLESLSLSESVSPRVEMPWETLQETNPEVSAEAAIICIGVGSDLVTRMLTEHRWHLLPLSNGVAIALQHPTLHAMTITVDAYSGSSIPASGIHTVGTTAFLVCRDTAPDPLIESTLHSLYEEPSIIGLIPARQAAEWQGLAFHRISRRYYDELEAPADKAP; from the coding sequence TTGGTGGAAGACCTGATGGCTGAAACCAACGACGACGGTTTGGACGAGATCTTCGCGTTGTACCTGTCCGCTTGCGACACGGGTGAACTGACTTCACGAGATGACTTTCTGAAACAGCATCCTGAACACGCCGATCAACTTCGCGAGTTGATGGACGCAGCCGATTTGATCGGGACCTTCTCCATGGCTGGATCGGCTCCTGGGGAGACGTCCCACCCGTGGACCGAACCAATCACGTTGCCGCCTGATGTGGATGCCCACGAGGTGGATTTGCGTCTGGCATCGACGGCCAGCCAGATTGATGTTCGAACCGACCTCGCCGACACAATTGGAATTGGCACCGCGTTGTCGGATGATGGTCTGGGGGAACATTCCAACGTGGATCCCAATTTGACGCTGCCAATGGCCAATCGCTCCCAAGGTGATTCGGGTCCGTCGCTTCCATTCGATCTGGGCGACTACCAACTGCTCAAAGTTTTGGGCGTCGGTGGGATGGGAGTGGTTTATCTGGCCAAGCAACGTGACTTGGACCGGTTGGTGGCCGTGAAGATGATCCGCAGTGGCATCTTGGCTGGCCAAGACGAAGTCAAACGTTTTTACATTGAAGCCAAAGCCGCTGCGAAACTCAAACACCCCAACATCGTCGCGGTTCACCAGTTCGGGCGGCGTGCCGGTCACCACTTCTTCTCGATGCAGTATGTCGAAGGGGAAGACCTTCAAAAGGTATTGGCCAAAGGTCCGCTGCCATCCCGCCGAGCGGCCGAAATCGTTCGCGACGTGGCGCAAGCGATTCATCACGCCCACAGCCGAGGAGTGCTGCACCGAGACCTCAAGCCTGGCAATGTGCTGATCGATCCGTCGGGCCAAGTCCATGTGACCGACTTTGGTCTGGCCAAACACACCGACGCGGACAGCAGCGTGACCGGCAGTGGTGCCGCGGTGGGAACTCCTCACTACATGGCTCCTGAGCAAGCCCTCGGACACAGCGACCGCGTCACCCATCACAGCGACATCTATTCCCTCGGTGCGATTCTCTTTGCGGCGATCACCTCACGCCCACCGATCGTTGGCGACACTGTGATGCAAACGTTGTTGAAGGTCGCCCATCAACCCCCGCCAACCCTGCGATCGGTTTGTCCGCAAGCGGAATCGGATCTGGAGGTGATCGTTGCGAAGTGTTTGGAGAAACAACCCAAGGATCGCTACAAAACGGCCAAAAACTTGGCCGATGATCTGAATCGTTTCTTGTGCGGCCAGACCATCCATGCTCGCTCGAGAAGTCGTGCTCGCAAAGTCATCGACTGGTTTGGACAAGTCCCGGTTGTCGCCGCGGTCACAGGGCGTCAGACATCCGGCACACCCATTGGACAGCGCCGATTCCAGAATGGAATTTTGTCCGCTTCGCTGGTTCTTCCGGTGCTGTTGTTTGCCGCGTTGGTGTGGCAACAACGAATCAACAACGCGATGCCCACGCGAATTCGAATCGCAGGCGGTCTTCCCGGCGGCTTGTACAATCGCGTCTCCGAAGAGTTGTCCCAGGGCCTGCAGTCACGCACCTCCGTGCCTTGCGAAGTCATTCAGACCAATGGCACGTGGGACAATCGCGAGCGTTTGTTGGCTGGCGAATTTGAGTTGGCCCCGATCCAAGCCACCGCGGTCAATGGAGAAACGCTTCGCGTGGTGGCACCTTTGTTCTACGAAGCCGTCCACATTCTCATTCGCGATGACAGTGAGATTGATTCCGTCGAAGACCTCTCGGGACAACGAATCGCCGTGGGTCCACACGGCAGCGGTTCACGTCGAGCGGCTGAGATGGTGCTCGAGTCACTCTCCTTGTCTGAGTCCGTTTCGCCTCGCGTTGAGATGCCTTGGGAGACGCTGCAAGAAACCAACCCCGAGGTTTCCGCCGAAGCCGCGATCATTTGCATCGGCGTCGGCAGCGACCTCGTCACGCGAATGCTGACAGAGCATCGATGGCATTTGTTGCCGCTTTCCAATGGGGTCGCGATCGCACTGCAGCATCCAACGCTGCACGCGATGACGATCACCGTCGATGCGTACTCCGGATCCAGCATCCCCGCGTCGGGTATTCACACGGTCGGAACCACCGCGTTTCTGGTTTGTCGCGACACAGCCCCGGATCCTTTGATCGAAAGCACTCTGCATTCGCTTTACGAGGAACCATCGATCATCGGATTGATCCCGGCTCGCCAAGCCGCCGAGTGGCAAGGCCTCGCTTTCCACCGGATCTCCCGTCGCTACTACGACGAATTGGAAGCTCCAGCGGACAAGGCTCCTTGA
- the trpC gene encoding indole-3-glycerol phosphate synthase TrpC, producing the protein MTILDDILVKTRQVIARDQASVPSAELVAAAKDLPACRDFHGSLAATEQVRLIAEVKRASPSAGLIREDFDPPTIAKSYEDGGAACISVLTDEPFFQGSLDFLRAVRSAVDLPILRKDFIVDPYQLLQARVAGADAVLLIAECLSPQQLIEMDEQAAELGLQTLIELYEPENLAPVLATKTRLVGINNRDLRTFETDLQHCVRLAADIPSDRLVVGESGIRTADDVAMLKAGGIKAILVGESLMRQPDITIATKALLAR; encoded by the coding sequence ATGACGATTCTCGACGACATCCTGGTAAAAACCCGCCAAGTCATCGCGCGTGATCAAGCTTCCGTGCCGTCTGCGGAACTCGTCGCGGCGGCGAAGGATCTTCCCGCATGCCGAGACTTTCATGGCTCGCTTGCGGCGACCGAGCAAGTTCGCTTGATCGCCGAAGTCAAACGAGCCAGTCCATCAGCCGGACTGATCCGAGAAGACTTTGACCCACCGACGATCGCCAAGTCATACGAAGACGGAGGAGCCGCTTGCATCAGCGTGCTCACCGACGAACCGTTCTTTCAGGGGTCGCTGGACTTTCTTCGGGCCGTTCGCTCGGCGGTTGATTTGCCAATCCTTCGCAAGGATTTCATCGTCGATCCCTATCAACTGCTGCAAGCCCGCGTCGCCGGTGCCGATGCGGTGTTGTTGATCGCCGAATGTCTCTCGCCGCAGCAACTGATCGAGATGGATGAGCAAGCCGCTGAGTTGGGTTTGCAAACGCTGATTGAACTCTACGAACCAGAGAACCTGGCTCCGGTTCTGGCGACCAAGACCCGGTTGGTTGGAATCAACAACCGAGACCTGCGAACGTTCGAAACCGATCTGCAGCACTGCGTCCGTTTGGCCGCGGACATTCCATCGGATCGCTTGGTGGTCGGCGAGAGCGGCATCCGAACCGCGGATGATGTTGCGATGCTGAAAGCAGGTGGCATCAAAGCCATCTTGGTCGGCGAATCGCTGATGCGCCAGCCCGACATCACGATCGCCACCAAAGCGTTGCTTGCCCGCTGA
- a CDS encoding sulfatase family protein, protein MNRFLLAAAAFVIALICTQKTSIANEQPNLVFVIADDCTFRDIGCYGGQAHTPRIDALAEEGMRLTRCFQSVAMCSPTRHSIYCGQYPVKSGAYPNHTFVPDGTASVVQFLKPLGYQVAQSGKKHIAPPSVFDWEHLPGNSNPNFEAVEEFVKGCSETEQPFCLFLCSNEPHTPWNKGDASRYDPATLELPPYILDTPETREGMSRYLAEITYFDSQVGEAIDLLDQYKVADNTLLIVVSEQGNSMPFAKWTCYDSGLQSGCIVRWPGHVDAGSTNDAMIEYIDFLPTWIEVAGGDLSSDAAAKLDGKSLLPVLAGKPTHKELVFGEMTTRGINNGSDHYGIRSVRSDRYKYIWNFTPEVTFQNACTNSKEFVSWVREADAGNSQAIELVQRYTQRPEIEFYDLTVDPLEMNNLANDPAQQDIMRSMRQELDRWMQHCGDQGQATELDALNHMKRGQPKRTKKRAKSS, encoded by the coding sequence ATGAATCGATTTCTACTCGCGGCAGCCGCCTTCGTCATCGCCCTGATCTGCACCCAAAAAACGTCCATCGCGAATGAACAACCCAATTTGGTTTTTGTGATTGCAGACGATTGCACCTTTCGTGACATCGGTTGCTACGGCGGCCAAGCCCACACGCCCCGGATCGATGCCTTGGCAGAGGAAGGCATGCGGTTGACGCGTTGTTTCCAATCCGTCGCGATGTGCTCGCCCACCCGGCACAGCATTTACTGCGGTCAGTATCCCGTGAAATCCGGTGCTTATCCGAACCACACGTTTGTTCCGGATGGGACGGCAAGCGTGGTTCAGTTCCTGAAACCATTGGGTTACCAGGTCGCACAGAGCGGAAAAAAACACATTGCTCCGCCCTCGGTGTTTGACTGGGAACACTTGCCGGGCAACTCCAATCCCAACTTTGAGGCGGTGGAAGAATTCGTCAAAGGCTGCTCAGAAACCGAGCAACCGTTCTGCTTGTTTCTGTGTTCCAACGAACCACACACGCCTTGGAACAAAGGCGACGCCTCACGGTACGACCCGGCAACCCTCGAGCTGCCGCCGTACATCCTGGACACGCCCGAAACTCGCGAGGGAATGTCACGCTACTTGGCCGAGATCACCTACTTTGATTCTCAGGTGGGAGAGGCAATCGACTTGCTCGACCAATACAAAGTGGCAGACAACACCCTGTTGATCGTGGTCAGCGAACAAGGCAACTCCATGCCCTTCGCGAAATGGACTTGTTATGACAGCGGTCTGCAATCAGGTTGCATCGTTCGTTGGCCAGGGCATGTCGACGCCGGCTCGACCAACGATGCCATGATCGAGTACATCGACTTTCTTCCGACCTGGATCGAGGTGGCCGGTGGTGATCTCAGTTCGGACGCCGCTGCCAAATTGGACGGCAAGAGTTTGCTGCCGGTATTGGCTGGCAAACCAACTCACAAAGAGCTGGTGTTTGGCGAGATGACGACTCGCGGCATCAACAATGGTTCAGATCACTACGGCATTCGAAGCGTTCGATCGGATCGCTACAAGTACATTTGGAACTTCACTCCCGAAGTGACGTTTCAAAATGCCTGCACGAATTCCAAAGAATTTGTCAGTTGGGTACGTGAGGCTGATGCAGGAAACAGCCAAGCAATCGAACTGGTCCAGCGATACACGCAACGTCCCGAAATCGAATTCTACGATCTGACAGTGGATCCTCTGGAAATGAACAACCTGGCCAACGACCCAGCACAGCAAGACATCATGCGGTCAATGCGGCAGGAACTCGATCGATGGATGCAGCATTGCGGTGACCAAGGCCAAGCAACCGAACTGGACGCCCTCAACCACATGAAACGCGGCCAACCCAAACGTACGAAAAAGCGAGCAAAGTCCAGTTGA
- the cutA gene encoding divalent-cation tolerance protein CutA, with translation MSTKKESENDLKKFVSKTPEDPRLTVLWSTVQSMEQAEAIAKGLLQERLAACVQIDSPIISHYVWEGRSCSEKEFRVVIKTAHQRTAQVIEWLVQNHPYDEPQIIALPVENASLGYARWVAESTSE, from the coding sequence ATGAGCACCAAAAAAGAATCTGAAAACGATCTAAAAAAGTTCGTTTCGAAGACGCCGGAAGACCCTCGTCTGACCGTTTTGTGGTCGACGGTCCAGTCCATGGAGCAGGCGGAGGCGATCGCCAAGGGGTTGCTGCAGGAGCGTTTGGCAGCCTGCGTGCAGATCGATTCCCCGATCATCAGCCACTACGTTTGGGAGGGTCGGTCGTGTTCAGAAAAAGAGTTCCGCGTGGTCATCAAAACCGCTCATCAACGAACCGCTCAGGTGATCGAATGGCTGGTCCAGAACCATCCCTACGATGAGCCTCAGATCATCGCGCTGCCAGTCGAGAACGCGTCGCTGGGATACGCTCGATGGGTCGCCGAATCGACGTCGGAGTAG